A region of Aquarana catesbeiana isolate 2022-GZ linkage group LG08, ASM4218655v1, whole genome shotgun sequence DNA encodes the following proteins:
- the LOC141104643 gene encoding uncharacterized protein, translating to MTETEIAPSAAPPAEPAAKKAATKKAAAGGAKKGSKKPSGPSVSDLIVTAVAASKERSGVSLAALKKLLAAGGYDVDKNNSRLKIAIRALVTKGSLVQVKGHGASGSFKINKKQQEGDKAKKVTKKKPSAAAKPKKPAAAKKPAKSPKKKVPSKAAKSPKKAAKKPAKAAASPAKKATKSPKKPKAAAKPKKAAKSPAKKAAKPKTAAKPKKAAPKKK from the coding sequence ATGACGGAGACTGAGATCGCCCCATCCGCCGCTCCTCCAGCGGAGCCCGCCGCCAAGAAGGCGGCGACTAAGAAGGCGGCAGCCGGAGGAGCCAAGAAAGGCAGCAAGAAGCCGTCCGGTCCCAGCGTGTCCGACCTCATCGTCACAGCCGTGGCCGCTTCCAAGGAGCGCAGCGGGGTCTCCCTGGCCGCCCTCAAGAAGCTCCTGGCCGCCGGAGGATACGATGTGGACAAGAACAACAGCCGCCTCAAGATCGCCATCAGGGCGCTGGTGACTAAGGGGAGCCTCGTCCAGGTCAAAGGACATGGAGCCTCCGGATCCTTCAAGATCAACAAGAAGCAGCAAGAGGGCGACAAGGCCAAGAAAGTCACCAAGAAGAAGCCATCGGCTGCGGCCAAGCCCAAGAAACCTGCGGCCGCCAAGAAGCcagccaagtcccccaagaagaaagtccccagcaaagcagccaagagccccaagaAGGCCGCCAAGAAACCGGCAAAGGCTGCAGCTTCTCCCGCCAAGAAGGCGACAAAGAGCCCCAAGAAGCCCAAAGCTGCAGCCAAGCCGAAAAAAGCCGCCAAGAGTCCGGCTAAGAAGGCGGCTAAACCCAAGACAGCAGCCAAGCCCAAGAAGGCCGCTCcgaagaagaaataa
- the LOC141104650 gene encoding histone H3, translating to MARTKQTARKSTGGKAPRKQLATKAARKSAPATGGVKKPHRYRPGTVALREIRRYQKSTELLIRKLPFQRLVREIAQDFKTDLRFQSSAVMALQEASEAYLVGLFEDTNLCAIHAKRVTIMPKDIQLARRIRGERA from the coding sequence ATGGCAAGAACCAAGCAGACCGCTCGTAAGTCCACCGGAGGGAAAGCTCCccgcaagcagctggccaccaAAGCCGCCCGCAAGAGCGCCCCGGCCACCGGCGGAGTCAAGAAGCCTCACCGCTACAGGCCCGGCACCGTGGCTCTCCGAGAGATCCGCCGCTACCAGAAATCCACCGAGCTGCTCATCCGCAAGCTGCCCTTCCAGCGCCTCGTCCGAGAGATCGCCCAGGACTTCAAGACCGACCTGCGCTTCCAGAGCTCCGCCGTCATGGCTCTGCAGGAAGCCTCCGAGGCTTATCTCGTAGGACTCTTCGAGGACACCAACCTCTGCGCCATCCATGCCAAGAGGGTCACCATCATGCCCAAAGACATCCAGCTGGCACGCCGCATCCGCGGAGAGAGGGCCTAA